A region of Anopheles merus strain MAF chromosome 2R, AmerM5.1, whole genome shotgun sequence DNA encodes the following proteins:
- the LOC121588810 gene encoding carbonic anhydrase 7, producing MQLSIGSRCCRSVSSLLFALLLIGGRYDGADGHRFGYSKPDQRRWSKAHQSCAGAHQSPIAIHSHRAVPLYMPAIELVGYNNLLPGPMTIHNNGHSVSLSIPKTDPAIGKHPYIFGGKLENEYELEGLHFHWGDKNNRGAEHVLNDIRYPLEMHIIHRNKKYKSVGEALGYSDGLTVLGFFYQVTEQDAPSINTLVRSFGQIVDYDQTLQLNHTFTLQSLIDGIDLTRFYTYKGSLTTPPCSEAVTWVVFPDLLKLSVNQMKRFRTLDTGIHGSPMVDNYRALQPIGNRRVFVRKVNSRYTGLDVFEGRHHSKWDWVY from the exons ATGCAGTTGTCGATTGGATCGAGGTGCTGCCGGTCTGTTTCCTCACTGCTGTTCGCGCTGCTGCTAATCGGCG GCCGATACGACGGTGCGGATGGGCATCGGTTCGGCTACTCGAAACCGGACCAGCGACGTTGGTCCAAAGCGCACCAAAGCTGCGCCGGCGCGCATCAGTCACCAATCGCGATCCATAGCCATCGGGCCGTCCCGCTGTACATGCCGGCGATCGAGCTGGTCGGATACAACAATCTCCTTCCGGGCCCGATGACCATCCACAACAATGGCCATTCCG TGTCCCTCTCGATTCCGAAAACGGACCCAGCGATCGGCAAGCATCCGTACATCTTTGGCGGCAAGCTGGAGAACGAGTACGAGCTGGAAGGGCTGCACTTTCACTGGGGCGACAAAAACAACCGTGGCGCAGAGCACGTACTCAACGATATCAG GTATCCGCTCGAGATGCACATCATACATCGGAACAAAAAGTACAAATCCGTCGGCGAGGCGCTGGGCTATTCCGACGGTCTTACGGTGTTGGGCTTTTTCTACCAGGTCACCGAGCAGGACGCACCCAGCATCAACACACTGGTGCGCTCGTTCGGCCAGATCGTCGACTACGACCAGACGCTCCAGCTGAACCACACCTTCACCCTGCAGTCGCTGATCGACGGGATCGATCTGACGCGCTTCTACACGTACAAGGGTTCGCTCACGACGCCGCCCTGCTCCGAGGCGGTCACGTGGGTCGTCTTTCCCGATCTGCTCAAGCTTTCCGTCAACCAGATGAAACGGTTTCGTACG CTCGACACTGGCATTCACGGTTCGCCCATGGTTGATAACTATCGGGCGCTGCAACCGATCGGCAATCGGCGCGTTTTCGTGCGCAAGGTAAACTCACGCTACACCGGGCTGGACGTGTTCGAAGGCAGACACCACAGCAAATGGGACTGGGTGTACTAG